A window from Pseudomonas frederiksbergensis encodes these proteins:
- a CDS encoding AidA/PixA family protein, whose protein sequence is MTSEPITSPSTSIAPANNVLLIVDAESLLSRYPQPSPDPQNPTRIEEGFIFPISGTKPTQSTTNDSLMTITANNGKNFQIRGRTVSLLAEHSVVFYGMSVGDAGVLSPPELVVHANLTVPAPDPENPTQPGSHTADDHYWHCTQLAAGVAACELQFMLIDKSCEALGYFSWSVDVKLVE, encoded by the coding sequence ATGACTTCCGAACCGATTACCTCACCCTCGACGAGCATCGCGCCAGCCAATAATGTGCTGCTGATCGTCGATGCCGAATCACTGCTTTCACGCTATCCGCAACCTAGTCCTGATCCGCAAAATCCGACCAGGATCGAGGAAGGTTTCATCTTTCCCATCAGCGGCACAAAACCCACACAAAGTACAACTAATGACAGCCTAATGACGATTACCGCCAATAACGGAAAGAACTTCCAAATCCGTGGCAGGACCGTCAGCTTGCTCGCCGAACACAGTGTGGTGTTCTACGGAATGTCTGTCGGTGATGCCGGGGTACTTTCACCGCCCGAACTGGTCGTCCACGCCAACCTGACAGTCCCTGCACCCGATCCCGAAAACCCGACCCAACCGGGCAGCCACACGGCCGATGATCATTATTGGCACTGCACGCAATTGGCGGCTGGGGTGGCGGCGTGCGAACTGCAATTCATGCTGATCGATAAAAGCTGCGAGGCATTGGGGTACTTCAGTTGGTCGGTGGACGTGAAGTTGGTGGAGTGA
- a CDS encoding type I restriction endonuclease, whose translation MEFFEKLASLAAKVRLQGVAIKTEEATKNAFVMPFISTVLGYDVFDPTEVTPEFVCDIGTKKGEKIDYAIMKGGEVQILIECKKIGEPLHINHASQLFRYFHVTSARISILTNGQVYKFFTDLDAPNKMDEKPFLELDLLDIDEYSVPELVKLTKSAFDVDSIISAAGELKYVSQIKKVIASQVSKPDDDFVKVFASRVYDGVITQKVREQFHELTRKAVVQFLNDQINDRLKSAMSGAIQPALASLPVSSSGAEPSDLRDESEDKVLTTLEELEGYHIVRAVVRSVVDAKRIVQRDTQSYFGILLDDNNRKPICRLHFNRSQKYIGIFDEEKNETRHAINSIDDIYEYSDHLKKTVGYYD comes from the coding sequence ATGGAATTCTTCGAAAAGTTAGCTAGCTTAGCCGCCAAAGTTCGTTTGCAAGGCGTTGCCATTAAGACGGAAGAAGCGACCAAGAACGCTTTTGTCATGCCATTTATCAGCACGGTGCTGGGCTACGATGTCTTCGACCCGACGGAGGTCACTCCTGAATTCGTTTGCGACATTGGAACGAAAAAGGGAGAGAAGATTGATTACGCAATCATGAAGGGGGGAGAGGTTCAAATCCTTATCGAGTGCAAAAAAATAGGCGAGCCGTTGCACATCAATCACGCCTCCCAGTTGTTTCGCTACTTCCACGTCACCAGCGCTCGAATCTCTATCCTTACCAACGGTCAGGTCTACAAATTTTTCACCGACCTCGATGCGCCTAACAAGATGGATGAGAAGCCATTTCTTGAACTCGACCTTCTGGATATCGACGAGTATTCCGTCCCCGAGTTGGTCAAGCTCACCAAGTCGGCCTTCGATGTGGATTCCATCATTAGCGCCGCAGGTGAGTTGAAGTACGTCAGCCAAATCAAAAAGGTCATTGCTTCGCAGGTCAGCAAGCCTGATGACGACTTTGTGAAGGTGTTCGCGTCGCGCGTGTATGACGGGGTGATCACTCAGAAGGTCCGTGAGCAGTTCCATGAGCTAACAAGAAAAGCCGTGGTGCAGTTTCTCAACGACCAAATCAACGACAGGCTCAAGTCGGCCATGAGCGGCGCCATCCAACCCGCGTTAGCCTCTTTGCCGGTTTCATCCAGTGGTGCCGAGCCGTCTGATTTGCGGGACGAGTCAGAGGACAAGGTTCTGACTACGCTGGAAGAGCTGGAGGGGTATCACATCGTCCGTGCCGTTGTTCGGTCTGTTGTCGATGCCAAGCGGATTGTTCAGCGCGATACCCAGAGTTACTTCGGCATCCTGCTTGACGACAACAACCGCAAACCTATCTGTCGCCTGCACTTCAATCGTTCACAGAAGTACATCGGGATTTTTGACGAAGAGAAAAATGAAACCCGGCACGCAATTAACTCGATAGACGATATCTACGAATACTCGGATCACTTGAAGAAGACCGTTGGATATTACGACTAG
- the tam gene encoding trans-aconitate 2-methyltransferase, with the protein MSWSVKQYVAFEDERTRPARDLLAAIPAMDVRLAIDIGCGPGNSTELLIERFANATVRGLDSSTDMIDAARQRLPQVQFDTADIDTWNENGPFDVIFANAVLQWLPDHAKLLPALVSKLAPGGSLAIQMPDNLNEPSHRLMREVAADGPWVGKLAGAAGQRAEMADASDYYSMLRAHCSRVDVWRTTYYHPLAGGASGVVEWFKGSGLRPFLDPLDEAERAQYLKQYLAAIERAYPPLADGSVLLPFPRLFIVATR; encoded by the coding sequence ATGAGTTGGTCCGTCAAACAATACGTCGCTTTTGAAGATGAACGCACACGCCCCGCGCGTGACTTGCTGGCCGCGATCCCTGCTATGGACGTGCGCTTGGCAATCGACATCGGCTGCGGCCCCGGCAACTCGACCGAGTTGCTGATTGAGCGCTTCGCCAATGCCACGGTGCGTGGCCTGGACAGTTCGACCGATATGATCGACGCCGCCCGCCAGCGCTTGCCGCAGGTGCAGTTCGATACGGCTGATATTGATACCTGGAACGAAAACGGCCCGTTCGATGTGATTTTCGCCAACGCGGTGTTGCAGTGGCTACCTGATCACGCGAAGTTGCTGCCTGCACTGGTGAGCAAGCTGGCGCCTGGTGGCAGCCTGGCGATCCAGATGCCGGACAATCTCAACGAACCTTCGCATCGCTTGATGCGCGAAGTTGCAGCCGATGGTCCATGGGTGGGCAAGTTGGCGGGCGCCGCCGGACAGCGGGCGGAGATGGCAGATGCCAGTGATTATTACTCGATGCTGCGAGCCCATTGTTCCCGTGTCGATGTGTGGCGCACGACTTACTATCATCCACTGGCTGGCGGTGCGTCGGGTGTGGTCGAGTGGTTCAAGGGCAGCGGATTGCGGCCGTTTCTTGATCCGTTGGATGAGGCGGAGCGGGCGCAGTATCTCAAGCAGTATCTAGCAGCAATCGAGCGGGCCTATCCCCCATTGGCCGATGGTTCAGTGCTGCTGCCGTTCCCGCGGTTGTTTATTGTTGCGACGCGCTGA
- a CDS encoding inclusion body family protein: MSRVTDVLVSIDTETILKNYPNISKNPASPTLIDVNHVYMVTNQNNVVSGQAGGELNLKAQVGDLIRWRETSLSQSFETAVIFYKFIGNVGNELISTPTPRKATACVAVPNTSNPSVPSCQKVDNHYWSSETLSCGSVTYHFHFLIVDRDCKIVGCCSWDPFITIRN, encoded by the coding sequence ATGTCTCGAGTCACGGATGTACTTGTTTCAATCGACACTGAAACCATTCTGAAAAACTACCCGAACATCAGCAAAAACCCTGCCTCGCCGACGTTGATCGACGTCAATCATGTGTACATGGTGACCAATCAGAACAACGTCGTCAGCGGCCAGGCCGGTGGCGAACTCAACTTGAAAGCCCAGGTAGGCGACTTGATTCGCTGGCGTGAAACCAGCCTGTCGCAGAGCTTCGAGACGGCAGTGATTTTCTACAAGTTCATTGGCAACGTCGGCAACGAGTTGATCTCAACACCCACGCCCCGCAAGGCTACAGCGTGCGTTGCCGTCCCCAACACCAGCAACCCGTCGGTGCCTAGCTGCCAGAAAGTCGACAACCATTACTGGTCTTCGGAAACACTTTCGTGCGGTAGCGTGACCTACCACTTCCATTTCCTGATCGTTGATCGCGACTGCAAGATTGTAGGCTGCTGCTCGTGGGACCCGTTCATTACCATCCGAAACTGA
- a CDS encoding cytochrome c oxidase subunit II, translated as MAMAIILVLIVIASVLFHLLAPWHAAPPASNWGSIDTTLFITLVISGIFFIAVTLFMALAVIRFRHKEGVRAAYQPENKKLETWLIIVTSIGIAAMLAPGLVVYDDFIRVPKNALELEVVSQQWQWAYRFPGLDGKLGKSDIKFVDSVNPLGLDPKDPVGQDDVLVRSNVVHLPLDQPVKVLLRSKDVLHNFYIPQIRSKMDMVPGMVSYFWFTPTVIGKYEVLCAEYCGVGHYNMRGHMIVEDQATFDQWLNSQPTFAQTLTAAAKPSQDSVLEKGRQLVERYGCGACHSQDGSTSLGPGWKGLYGRTEQFVDGSSALVDEAYLKESILDPKARLVQGYPPVMVAYTLTEDELGAVVALIKSLGVAQQEPSASEKLDRGDDLATQGQRLAESLGCLACHSIDGSKGVGPSWQGLYGETVTLADGSTVKADEGYIEDSVVNPGAKIVKGYAAVMPAFTPSDQELNALIAFIKSKAKADADASKAEPGK; from the coding sequence ATGGCAATGGCAATTATTCTTGTACTAATCGTTATTGCGTCCGTGCTGTTCCATCTATTAGCGCCTTGGCATGCTGCTCCTCCAGCGTCCAACTGGGGATCGATCGACACCACACTGTTCATCACCCTGGTCATCAGCGGAATATTTTTCATCGCCGTTACCCTGTTCATGGCATTGGCGGTGATACGTTTCCGTCACAAGGAAGGTGTCAGGGCGGCCTACCAGCCAGAAAACAAAAAGTTGGAGACATGGTTAATTATCGTGACCTCAATAGGTATTGCCGCGATGTTGGCGCCAGGGCTGGTTGTTTATGACGATTTCATTCGGGTGCCGAAAAATGCTTTAGAACTTGAAGTGGTCTCCCAGCAGTGGCAATGGGCTTATCGTTTTCCGGGCCTGGACGGGAAACTGGGTAAGTCGGATATAAAGTTTGTTGATTCGGTCAATCCTCTAGGTCTTGATCCCAAGGATCCTGTCGGACAGGATGATGTACTTGTCAGAAGTAATGTAGTTCACCTTCCGCTCGATCAGCCGGTGAAGGTCTTATTGCGTTCCAAGGATGTACTGCACAATTTTTATATACCGCAGATTCGCAGCAAGATGGACATGGTGCCGGGGATGGTGTCGTACTTTTGGTTTACGCCAACTGTAATCGGGAAGTATGAAGTCCTGTGTGCCGAGTATTGTGGCGTCGGTCATTACAACATGCGTGGCCATATGATCGTGGAAGATCAGGCCACCTTCGATCAATGGCTGAACAGCCAACCGACTTTTGCGCAGACATTGACGGCAGCTGCCAAACCCAGTCAGGACAGCGTGCTGGAAAAAGGTCGCCAGTTGGTCGAAAGATACGGCTGCGGTGCCTGCCATAGCCAGGATGGCAGTACCAGTCTCGGCCCGGGATGGAAGGGGTTGTACGGCCGCACTGAACAGTTTGTCGATGGCTCCAGTGCGCTGGTCGATGAGGCCTACCTGAAAGAGTCGATCCTCGATCCGAAGGCCCGACTGGTGCAGGGCTACCCGCCAGTCATGGTGGCCTATACTCTCACTGAAGATGAACTGGGTGCTGTCGTCGCCCTGATCAAATCACTGGGTGTCGCGCAGCAAGAGCCTTCTGCCAGCGAAAAACTCGACAGAGGTGACGACCTGGCGACGCAGGGGCAGCGGCTGGCCGAGTCGCTCGGCTGTCTGGCCTGTCACAGTATTGATGGCAGCAAGGGCGTCGGCCCCAGTTGGCAAGGCCTGTATGGCGAGACCGTAACCCTTGCCGACGGTTCGACGGTAAAGGCCGATGAGGGCTACATAGAAGATTCGGTTGTTAATCCCGGTGCCAAAATCGTCAAGGGCTACGCAGC